One region of Patescibacteria group bacterium genomic DNA includes:
- a CDS encoding leucine-rich repeat domain-containing protein, whose product MLTQNKKQFKARMKKSLSILVLCFLVSSIVLTMIIAQPWQVRPANAAVITFPDANLEAAVRDAIAKPTGDIYDTDVNGLTTFDASGRSISNITGMEYFTSLTSLHLGSNQISDISPLSALTSLTQIDLWSNQISNLSSLSGLTSLTSLELSYNQISNLALLSSLTLLPYLRLYGNQISDITPLSSLTSLTVLELGSNQISNLTGLSTLTSLTNLGLGFNEISDISPLSTLTSLTWLDLQTNSISDISALSSLTNLTWLNLSYSSVSDISALSGLINLSNLNLGMSLVSDISPLANLISLNEFWLFYTLVSDISALENLLALTFAYLDSNQISDISPLLNLTNLNGLYLRSNLIDIDPTSPTSQKNILETIDGWATHVIYENQYEAFCSDGYDNDQDGDIDTADSNCELPSTLKTNGSVSPVNVVTTNPDFTAQYNDFLGSSQYAQSYQIQVIENGGDFSSPLWDSGQVDLDSYPPGLAEESVSEDIPYGGSALALDGTQYNWRVRFYSAIGSISAWSDGTSSFTMQDIPTDPSGCSASRVSDVEFNVSWSDNSTYEDGFVVQRNTNSSGSYAGWQTIGTVSSNTTSFVDNSTNNPADPPQTDEKYQYRVYAYNTAGNSGYSTDAIEHYTTPDAPTEVAGNYVSDSQFSIGYTDNAGAEDTHHFNRCTGANCDSATYETDLSTTESSPMTDSSGLSIDEKYRWQARSETPTLLYSSYGYSNYEYTTPSAPSDVVATYVSDNEIGLTWADNSTYEDGFRIEVSTDAGAYEEISPGVNTVGAGITTYNFTGADTNHK is encoded by the coding sequence ATGCTAACTCAAAACAAAAAACAATTTAAAGCCAGAATGAAAAAAAGTCTATCTATCCTAGTCCTATGCTTTTTGGTTTCATCAATCGTGCTGACTATGATAATCGCCCAACCCTGGCAAGTCAGACCCGCCAATGCCGCAGTCATCACTTTCCCCGACGCCAACTTGGAGGCCGCAGTGCGCGATGCCATCGCCAAACCAACTGGTGATATTTATGATACTGATGTTAATGGACTAACAACATTTGACGCTTCGGGTAGAAGTATTAGTAATATAACTGGAATGGAATATTTTACGAGTTTAACTAGTCTTCATTTGGGCTCCAACCAAATCTCTGATATCTCTCCTTTATCCGCTTTGACTTCATTAACTCAAATTGATTTATGGTCTAACCAAATCTCTAATCTCTCTTCCTTGTCCGGCTTAACTTCATTGACTAGCCTTGAATTAAGCTACAATCAAATCTCTAATCTCGCTCTTTTGTCTAGCTTAACTTTATTGCCCTATCTTCGTTTATACGGTAATCAAATTTCCGACATCACTCCTTTATCTTCCCTAACTTCATTGACTGTCCTTGAATTAGGCTCCAATCAAATTTCCAATCTTACTGGACTATCTACCCTAACTTCATTAACTAATCTTGGTTTAGGTTTCAACGAAATTTCCGACATCTCTCCTTTATCCACGCTAACTTCGTTAACTTGGCTTGATTTGCAAACCAACTCTATCTCCGACATTTCCGCCTTATCTTCTTTAACTAATTTAACTTGGCTTAATTTATCCTATAGTTCAGTCTCAGACATCTCAGCTTTATCAGGTTTAATCAATTTAAGTAACCTTAATTTAGGAATGAGTTTAGTATCAGACATATCTCCTTTAGCAAACTTAATTTCATTAAATGAATTTTGGTTATTTTATACTTTAGTTTCCGACATCTCCGCCTTGGAAAATTTGCTTGCATTAACTTTCGCATATTTAGATAGCAACCAAATTTCAGATATCTCACCCTTATTAAATTTAACAAATTTAAATGGGCTTTATTTACGTTCTAATTTAATTGACATCGACCCCACCAGTCCAACATCTCAGAAAAATATTTTAGAAACTATTGATGGTTGGGCGACGCACGTGATATATGAAAATCAATACGAGGCCTTTTGTTCCGACGGTTACGACAACGACCAAGATGGCGATATTGACACAGCCGACAGCAATTGTGAGTTGCCTAGCACGTTGAAAACCAATGGCTCAGTCAGTCCAGTTAACGTGGTGACGACTAACCCAGATTTTACAGCTCAATACAATGATTTTTTAGGTTCAAGTCAATACGCTCAGTCATATCAAATTCAAGTCATTGAAAATGGTGGCGATTTTAGTTCACCTCTGTGGGATAGCGGTCAGGTTGATTTAGATAGCTATCCACCCGGTCTAGCAGAGGAGAGTGTTAGCGAAGATATTCCCTATGGAGGTAGCGCCTTGGCTCTTGATGGCACTCAATACAATTGGCGTGTGCGTTTTTATAGTGCGATTGGTAGCATCTCAGCTTGGAGCGATGGCACATCGTCTTTTACCATGCAAGATATCCCCACCGATCCCAGCGGGTGTTCAGCTTCACGCGTCAGCGACGTTGAATTCAATGTGTCATGGTCAGACAATTCAACCTATGAAGACGGTTTTGTCGTTCAACGCAATACCAACAGCTCAGGTAGCTATGCTGGTTGGCAAACCATTGGCACAGTTAGTAGCAATACAACTAGTTTTGTAGATAACAGTACTAACAACCCAGCTGATCCACCTCAAACAGATGAAAAATATCAATACCGTGTTTATGCTTACAACACAGCTGGCAATTCAGGTTACAGCACTGATGCAATTGAACACTACACCACCCCCGACGCCCCAACCGAGGTCGCTGGTAATTACGTCTCTGATAGTCAATTTTCCATTGGTTACACTGACAACGCTGGCGCAGAGGACACGCATCATTTTAATCGATGCACTGGCGCTAATTGCGACAGCGCCACCTATGAAACAGATTTAAGCACGACCGAGAGTTCGCCAATGACTGATAGCTCTGGTCTAAGTATTGATGAAAAATATCGTTGGCAAGCTCGTTCAGAAACACCCACTCTGTTGTATTCCAGTTATGGCTATTCTAACTATGAATACACCACTCCAAGCGCGCCAAGTGATGTCGTCGCGACTTATGTTTCAGACAATGAGATTGGTTTAACTTGGGCTGACAATTCAACCTACGAAGATGGCTTTAGAATTGAGGTCTCAACTGATGCTGGCGCTTATGAAGAAATCAGCCCCGGCGTGAATACGGTTGGTGCAGGTATTACGACTTACAATTTTACTGGTGCAGATACCAATCACAAAT
- a CDS encoding GIY-YIG nuclease family protein yields MFYVYVIFNTCKKKFYIGQTQNLSERLKRHNNILKNKSTSYTSKNSGRWTLIYTEGFNTRLEVVKREKELKSFRGRQFIKEIIFQKYSSVVDPPAGGL; encoded by the coding sequence ATGTTTTATGTTTATGTTATTTTTAACACATGTAAGAAAAAGTTTTATATAGGTCAAACTCAAAATTTATCAGAAAGATTAAAAAGGCATAATAATATTTTAAAAAATAAATCAACTTCTTATACTAGTAAAAATTCTGGGAGATGGACATTAATTTATACAGAAGGTTTTAATACTAGATTAGAAGTTGTGAAGCGTGAAAAAGAATTAAAAAGTTTCAGGGGTCGTCAATTTATAAAAGAAATAATATTTCAAAAATATAGCTCAGTAGTAGATCCGCCAGCTGGCGGACTTTAA
- the dnaB gene encoding replicative DNA helicase produces MAKEIKEKIPPQNIEVEQSVLGSLLIDKEAIIKIADSLMPTDFYKDTHRSIYEAMLDLYRNREPIDVVSLTNRLTERQELKTIGGRSYLASLANSVPTASHVSTYAQIIQKKATLRRLIHAAADINELAYQEEEDADKILDEAEKKVFSVSQQHQTQAFTSLKDTLNEAFDRIDELHKGGGKIKGLPTGFSDLDNVIAGLQKSDLIILAARPSMGKTSLALDMARNIAVNTKTPVGIFSLEMSKDSITDRLICSQANVNLWKMRTGHLSTKKEDDEFPRIGQALGVLSDAPVYIDDSAMANIMQIRTRARRLQAEHGLGVLIIDYLQLMEGDRLYNSGRVQEVSDISRGLKAIARELDIPVLALSQLSRAVESRHPPIPKLADLRESGSIEQDADLVMFIYREEMYKRETDRKNIADIFIAKHRNGPTGAIQLYFDSNTASFRNLERSGETVPDLDENFSEEFTTQINF; encoded by the coding sequence ATGGCTAAAGAAATTAAAGAAAAAATTCCACCGCAAAATATTGAAGTCGAACAATCAGTGCTTGGCTCTCTCTTGATTGACAAAGAAGCTATTATTAAAATAGCTGACTCTTTAATGCCAACTGATTTTTATAAAGATACTCATCGATCAATTTATGAGGCCATGTTAGATTTATACAGAAACAGAGAACCTATCGATGTGGTCAGTTTAACCAATCGACTAACCGAACGTCAAGAATTAAAAACCATCGGTGGTCGCAGTTATTTAGCTAGCCTGGCTAATAGCGTACCAACTGCTAGCCATGTAAGTACTTATGCTCAAATTATTCAAAAAAAAGCTACCCTACGTCGTTTAATTCATGCTGCAGCTGATATTAATGAATTGGCTTATCAAGAAGAAGAAGACGCGGATAAAATTTTAGACGAAGCTGAAAAAAAAGTTTTCAGTGTTTCACAACAACATCAAACCCAAGCTTTTACTTCTTTGAAAGATACTTTAAATGAAGCTTTTGATCGCATTGATGAACTCCATAAAGGTGGCGGTAAAATTAAAGGCTTGCCAACTGGCTTTTCTGATTTAGATAATGTTATCGCTGGTTTACAAAAATCTGATTTAATTATTTTGGCTGCTCGCCCCAGTATGGGTAAAACCAGTCTCGCTTTAGATATGGCTCGCAACATTGCCGTTAACACTAAAACACCGGTTGGTATTTTTAGTTTAGAAATGTCAAAAGATTCCATCACTGATCGTTTGATTTGTTCCCAAGCTAATGTTAATCTCTGGAAAATGCGTACTGGTCATTTGTCAACCAAAAAAGAAGATGATGAATTTCCTCGCATTGGTCAAGCTTTGGGCGTTTTATCAGATGCACCAGTTTATATTGATGATTCGGCTATGGCTAATATTATGCAAATCCGCACGCGCGCTCGACGCTTACAAGCTGAACATGGTTTAGGTGTTTTAATTATTGATTACTTACAATTAATGGAGGGCGATCGTTTATATAATTCCGGTCGTGTTCAAGAAGTTTCTGACATTTCACGGGGTTTAAAGGCTATTGCTCGCGAACTTGATATTCCAGTTTTAGCCTTGTCTCAATTGTCGAGGGCAGTTGAATCACGCCACCCGCCTATTCCCAAATTAGCTGATTTAAGAGAATCTGGTTCAATTGAACAAGATGCTGATTTGGTTATGTTTATTTATCGTGAAGAAATGTACAAACGCGAGACTGATCGTAAAAACATCGCTGATATTTTTATCGCTAAACACCGTAATGGACCGACCGGTGCTATTCAACTTTATTTTGACAGTAATACTGCTAGTTTTAGAAACTTGGAACGTTCCGGAGAAACCGTCCCCGATCTTGATGAAAATTTTTCAGAAGAATTTACTACCCAGATTAATTTTTAA
- a CDS encoding YbaB/EbfC family nucleoid-associated protein — translation MFDKLKQLQNLQSQAQRMKNELAQEKIQVENHGLKLTITGDQKIIDLQLNPELSFEDNQKYLIDLINQAINNVQKLMADKAKSMINLPF, via the coding sequence ATGTTTGATAAATTAAAACAACTACAAAATCTTCAAAGCCAAGCTCAACGCATGAAAAATGAATTAGCTCAAGAAAAAATTCAAGTTGAAAATCATGGCTTAAAATTAACTATCACCGGAGATCAAAAAATTATTGATTTACAACTTAATCCTGAGTTATCTTTTGAAGATAATCAAAAATATCTAATTGATTTAATTAATCAAGCAATTAATAATGTTCAAAAATTAATGGCCGACAAAGCTAAATCAATGATTAATTTACCTTTTTAA
- the recR gene encoding recombination mediator RecR → MDYSSAIQKLIEEFNKFPGIGSKTSERFVFYLLTLNNQELENLGQYIRELKNKITTCSICLNFSETDPCDLCADKKRDHQIICVVATPQDLRAIEKTRQFQGIYHVLGGTINPSQGVTPEKLNIHQLIQRIKNNKIKEIITAFNPDMEGETTLLYLKKILSPFKIKITRLARGLPVGSDLDYADEITLADALKDRREV, encoded by the coding sequence ATGGATTATTCTTCAGCTATCCAAAAATTAATTGAAGAGTTTAATAAATTTCCCGGCATTGGATCTAAAACCTCAGAACGGTTTGTTTTTTATTTATTAACTTTAAACAATCAAGAGTTGGAAAATTTAGGTCAATACATCCGAGAGTTAAAAAATAAAATTACCACCTGTTCAATTTGTTTAAATTTTTCTGAGACTGATCCGTGTGATCTTTGTGCTGATAAAAAACGCGACCACCAAATTATCTGTGTTGTTGCTACTCCTCAAGATTTAAGAGCTATAGAAAAAACACGTCAATTTCAAGGAATTTATCATGTGCTCGGTGGAACTATTAATCCCAGTCAAGGCGTTACTCCAGAAAAATTAAATATTCACCAACTCATACAACGCATTAAAAATAATAAAATTAAAGAAATTATTACTGCCTTTAATCCCGATATGGAAGGTGAAACCACTTTATTATATTTGAAAAAAATTCTAAGTCCTTTTAAAATAAAAATTACGCGCCTAGCTCGAGGCTTGCCAGTTGGTAGCGATCTTGATTACGCAGATGAAATCACCCTGGCCGATGCATTGAAGGACAGACGAGAAGTTTAA
- the rplU gene encoding 50S ribosomal protein L21 — MLAIIKTGGKQYKVEKGTVLKIEKIDKKPGSKIIFKDVLLYADSKDFKVGQPILKEVKVEGEILEQGRDKKVKVVKYKPKVRYYKTAGHRQEYTEIKITAISLA, encoded by the coding sequence ATGTTAGCAATTATTAAAACAGGTGGTAAACAATACAAAGTTGAAAAAGGTACTGTCTTAAAAATTGAAAAAATAGACAAAAAACCTGGCTCCAAAATTATTTTTAAAGACGTTTTGTTATACGCCGATAGTAAGGACTTTAAAGTCGGTCAACCTATTTTAAAAGAAGTTAAGGTTGAGGGAGAGATTTTAGAACAAGGTAGAGATAAAAAAGTTAAGGTGGTTAAGTATAAGCCTAAAGTTAGATATTATAAAACAGCTGGTCATCGACAAGAATATACCGAAATTAAAATTACCGCTATTAGTTTGGCTTAA
- a CDS encoding MraY family glycosyltransferase — translation MSYFLAFISSFGLAVISTWLIRKLALKLKIVDRASTAPERKIHQGAKPLLGGLAVFLSMAVVAGFFVFKTDLILNQSIATKNLIGVLIASILIMIGGILDDKFNLKPWQQILWPVLATIIVIASGVGIKYITNPLGGLIYFDSWKIELFRFNGLPYYFTVWSDIFTFFWLMVMMYTTKFLDGLDGLVSGISGIGGLAIAGLCLATAWYQPEVAILALIFSGACAGFLVLNWHPAKIFLGESGSLWCGFMLGILAIIAGGKIATAVLVLGIPILDLAWVILRRLISEHKAPWLGDNKHLHFRLLDMGLTQPQVVLFLYLISLIFGGISLFLHSFGKLIALGMMLLVMLILAIILIRKNHWKNIET, via the coding sequence ATGTCTTATTTTTTAGCTTTTATTTCCAGTTTTGGTTTAGCTGTAATCTCAACTTGGTTAATCAGAAAATTAGCTTTAAAGTTAAAAATAGTTGACCGGGCCAGTACAGCTCCAGAGCGCAAAATTCATCAAGGTGCTAAGCCACTTTTAGGCGGTTTAGCGGTTTTTTTAAGCATGGCGGTGGTTGCTGGTTTTTTTGTTTTCAAAACTGATTTAATTTTAAACCAAAGTATTGCAACTAAAAATTTAATTGGGGTTTTAATCGCCAGCATTTTAATTATGATTGGTGGTATTTTGGATGACAAATTTAATTTAAAACCTTGGCAACAAATTCTATGGCCAGTTTTAGCTACTATAATTGTGATAGCTAGTGGCGTGGGAATTAAATATATTACCAATCCTTTGGGGGGATTAATTTATTTTGATAGTTGGAAAATTGAGCTTTTTAGATTTAATGGTTTGCCGTATTATTTTACAGTTTGGTCCGATATCTTTACCTTTTTTTGGTTGATGGTTATGATGTATACGACTAAATTTTTAGACGGTTTAGATGGTTTAGTTTCGGGTATAAGTGGTATTGGTGGCTTGGCGATTGCTGGTTTATGTTTAGCTACGGCTTGGTACCAGCCAGAGGTGGCCATTTTAGCCTTAATTTTTAGTGGGGCGTGTGCAGGCTTTTTGGTTTTAAACTGGCATCCAGCCAAAATATTTTTAGGCGAGAGTGGCAGTTTGTGGTGTGGTTTTATGCTAGGTATTTTAGCCATTATTGCTGGCGGTAAGATCGCCACAGCGGTTTTAGTTTTAGGTATTCCAATTTTAGATTTAGCTTGGGTAATTTTACGTCGTTTGATTAGTGAGCACAAAGCGCCGTGGTTGGGAGATAATAAACATTTACATTTTAGACTATTAGATATGGGTTTAACACAGCCACAGGTAGTTTTATTTTTATACTTGATCAGTTTAATTTTTGGTGGAATAAGTTTATTTTTACATTCTTTTGGTAAATTAATTGCTTTGGGAATGATGTTGTTGGTGATGTTAATTTTAGCTATAATTTTAATTAGAAAAAATCACTGGAAAAATATAGAAACTTAA
- the ruvX gene encoding Holliday junction resolvase RuvX yields the protein MSKILAIDYGTQNIGLAIGSTEKKLALPLKIIQNKSLNLVIEEIENICQLEGVKKIIIGLPVSMQGKKTDMTLKVENFIHYLSQKINLDLETVDERFSTKEVAKQFQQVDFKNKKDAAAAALILQTYLDKNK from the coding sequence ATGTCAAAAATTTTAGCCATTGATTACGGCACACAGAATATCGGTTTAGCCATTGGGAGCACTGAAAAAAAATTAGCCTTACCTTTGAAAATTATACAAAATAAATCTTTAAATTTAGTGATCGAAGAGATTGAAAATATTTGTCAGTTGGAAGGAGTAAAAAAAATAATTATTGGTTTGCCGGTGTCTATGCAAGGTAAAAAAACAGATATGACTTTAAAAGTAGAAAATTTTATTCATTATTTATCTCAAAAAATAAATTTAGATTTAGAAACAGTTGATGAAAGATTTTCTACGAAAGAAGTAGCTAAGCAATTTCAACAAGTTGATTTTAAAAACAAAAAAGACGCGGCGGCCGCGGCTTTAATTTTACAAACGTATTTAGATAAAAATAAATAA
- the map gene encoding type I methionyl aminopeptidase, with translation MIILKTPQEIEILKQGGQILHRILREVAKKVKSGISTWELNDIAENLIQQAGAEPSFKNYEGYPASLCVSVNDHVVHGIPSRDKIIQSGDIVGLDLGIWYQGLCTDTAITIGVDHINKVAKKLIKVTRKSLELGIKQAKPGRTLGDIGATIQNYVEKNGFSVVKQLAGHGVGRQVHEDPRVLNFGQSGRGEILKPGMVIAIEPMVNVGGYQVETLDDQWTVATKDGSWSAHFEHTIAITERGNQILT, from the coding sequence ATGATTATTTTAAAAACTCCTCAAGAAATTGAAATTTTAAAACAAGGTGGTCAGATTTTACATCGAATTTTACGTGAGGTGGCTAAAAAGGTTAAGTCTGGGATTTCAACGTGGGAATTGAATGATATAGCTGAGAATCTAATCCAACAAGCCGGAGCTGAACCAAGCTTTAAAAATTATGAAGGTTATCCAGCAAGTTTATGCGTGTCGGTTAACGATCATGTCGTCCATGGTATTCCTAGCCGAGATAAAATTATTCAATCAGGCGATATTGTGGGTTTAGATTTGGGTATTTGGTATCAAGGTTTATGCACCGATACAGCAATCACAATTGGTGTTGATCACATTAATAAAGTCGCCAAAAAATTAATTAAAGTTACTCGTAAATCCCTAGAATTAGGTATTAAACAGGCCAAACCGGGTAGAACGTTAGGTGATATTGGCGCGACCATACAAAATTATGTTGAAAAAAACGGTTTTTCAGTAGTTAAACAATTGGCGGGACATGGCGTTGGTAGACAAGTGCATGAAGATCCGCGCGTATTAAATTTTGGCCAATCCGGCCGAGGAGAAATTTTAAAACCCGGGATGGTAATCGCCATAGAACCCATGGTAAATGTTGGTGGTTATCAAGTTGAGACACTAGATGATCAGTGGACGGTTGCAACGAAAGATGGTAGTTGGTCAGCCCATTTTGAGCACACCATCGCTATTACCGAAAGAGGTAATCAAATTTTAACTTAA
- a CDS encoding nucleoside monophosphate kinase: MPQILNLAILGPPGAGKGTQANLLEKKFKLAHIETGDILRERAQKKDKLGREIQQTMLEGKLVSSDLLMKTIDKYIKKISKKKGILLDGTPRKLSQAKDLDKLFKKHQRELSKFIFLDIDQKTSVKRLLKRRVCLKCDKSFILGQTLKKTAKNCPICGGKIFQRPDDNPASLKKRWQVFSRETRPVMAYFKKQNKLILINGEQTIKEVHQNIIKQLKT; encoded by the coding sequence ATGCCACAAATTTTAAATTTAGCTATTTTGGGCCCTCCGGGAGCTGGTAAGGGAACACAGGCCAACTTATTAGAAAAAAAATTTAAATTAGCTCACATTGAAACCGGCGACATTTTAAGAGAACGAGCTCAAAAAAAAGACAAATTAGGTCGTGAGATTCAACAAACCATGCTTGAAGGAAAATTAGTTTCAAGTGATTTATTAATGAAAACAATCGACAAATATATAAAAAAAATATCTAAGAAAAAAGGCATTTTATTAGACGGAACACCTAGAAAATTAAGTCAAGCCAAAGATTTAGATAAATTATTTAAAAAGCATCAACGAGAATTAAGTAAATTTATTTTTTTAGATATTGATCAAAAAACAAGCGTTAAACGTTTATTAAAAAGACGAGTTTGTTTAAAGTGCGACAAATCTTTTATTTTAGGTCAAACTTTAAAAAAAACAGCTAAAAACTGTCCAATCTGTGGTGGTAAAATTTTTCAACGACCAGATGATAATCCAGCTAGTTTAAAAAAACGTTGGCAGGTTTTTAGTCGAGAAACTCGACCGGTGATGGCTTATTTTAAAAAACAAAATAAGTTAATACTAATTAATGGAGAACAAACCATAAAGGAAGTTCATCAAAATATTATTAAACAATTAAAAACATAA